The genome window TAAAGGTAAGTCGTTCTTTAAAAGAAACCTATCAAAAGATTCATGCAGTTAAAGAAAGCCTATCTAAAAAATTACATAGAGATCCAACCTTGGAGGAAATTGCAAGTGCATTAAATATGGAAAAAGAAGAAATTGCTATGGCTTTAGAAGCTGGATACTCTCCTGAATATCTTTACGATACTATTCACCAAGACGATGGAACACCTATCTTATTAATAGATAAAATTAGTGATGAAAATGTAGAGGATGATAATCTAGTAGAAATTTTAACCTTAAAGCAAATGATTTCACAATTAGAAGCTCGAGAAAGACAAATTGTTGTGATGAGATATTTTCAAGATAAAACCCAAACGGAAATTGCTAAAAAATTGGGAATTTCACAGGTGCAGGTATCTAGAATTGAAAAGAAAATATTGGGTAAAATGAAGGAAGCGATGAAAAATTAAAAGGCATATGCCTTTTTTTTTCTTTTTTGTTCATACTAAGATAGAGAGTAGGGGGTGAAAATAAAAATGAAAAAACACTACATTTCATTTTTCATTATCGTGACATTAGTTGCAATAGGAATACTTTCCTTTGTAATAATACAGAATAAAGCTATAGAAAACCAGCCCAAAAAAGCTAAATTAGTTATGGATATAGGAGGAAGAAGAAATGGAGAATGGGGAAAATATGATATATTTACAACCCAAAGAAAAGCTTAATATAATACAAGGTACTTCCATATATGTAGAAGATATATGTGAAATTATTGGAGAAGCTAAATTAATAGAAAAAGTAAAAAATATAGAAATCCTACAGGGGACTTATGAAAAAACCGTCTTTGTGGTAAGCCTAGTCATGGTGCTTGACAAGATAAGAAATAGCTTTCCTGAGCTTTATATTTATGTTTTAAATGAAAAGGATATACTGATACAAGTAGAAGAAACAAAAAATATAAAAACTACAATATTTGAAAAAATTAAAATTGTTTTAGTATGTTTGTTACTATTGATTGGCGCTGGAGTAACGATGATGAATTTCCATGCAGATGTCAATATGGTGGAGGCGCAGAAAAATTTTTATAAAATGGTGACAGGCAAAAATGTAGAAAAACCCTTGTGGATAGCTATTCCCTACTCCCTTGGGATAGGGATAGGAATGATGGTATTCTTCAATCATCTATCTCCCAAAAAAAGGAAAACAGATCAACCCAGTCCCTTGGATTTGGAGATGGATTCCTATCAAAATAATATTGATGATTTTATGAGAAATAATAAAAAGGAGAGTAAAAATTGAGTTGGCTAAAGTATTTTCTTATGACTATAGTTTCAATATCGGGGGGGATGGTGGTAGGCACAGCGCTTACATCCTTCTTAATTATACTGGATATCATTCCTCGCCTAGCCCAACTTACCAATAATCAAAGACTTTCTTGTTTATATGAAATCCTATTGGTGCTTGGAAGTACTAGTTGTTCATTGTTTTATCTTCTCGATATTAACTTTCCCTTGGGAAATATTTTTGCGGTGCTACTGGGAAGTTTTATAGGAATATTTGTAGGATTATTTACGGCAGCCCTAACAGAAGTTTTAAATGTTATGCCTATTATGACCAAAAGATTACAGGTGGAGAGATATGTGAAACCTATTATTGTATCCATAGCTCTAGGCAAGATGTTAGGCTCCATAGTATTTTGGTTTTATTCAGGACTTTATGGATAAAATTATATTTGAGTACAATCCTATTATGGTTTTTTAATGAGTAGATCCATACTTTTGAAGCATTTTTATAAATATAAGGTCTAGGCGGGATAATATGACATGAAAAAGAGAAGTGATCATTGTTACTGATGGAGACAGAATAGCAAAGAGAGCGGTAGAGATAGCTACAAGCAATATTGGTGGCCGTTGTATTTCAGACTCTTCGGGGAATCCTACAGTGTTAACCGGCAAAGAAATTATTAGATTAATAAAGACAGCAAAACATGATCCTGTAGTAATTATGTTGGATGATAATGGCGATATCGGAATGGGAGAAGGAGAAAAAGCTTTATTAGAAATTTATAAAGATCAAGATATAAAAATATTGGGAGTAATTGCTGTTGCCTCTAATACTCATTATGCCAAAGGAACCAAGATACATTTTTCAGTGACAGGTTCTGGGGAAATAAGTAAGTCTGTGGTAAATAAATATGGTCAAAAAACCAAGAAGAAAGTACTTAAAGGCGATACAGTGGACATTTTACGAGAATTAGATATTTACCCCATAATCGGCATTGGAGATCCTGGAAAAATGATGGGGAAGGATGATTGGATCATGGGCGCGCCAATTCTTACTAAAGCCATGGAAATAATTTTAAGTAGTCATCATGATGAAAAACAATGGCATTCAACAGACAGTAATAATAGAACAAATAAAAACAAGAGGTCATGACCTCTTGTTTTTATTTGCCTTATTGGAACTAAGGAGTGTCATTTTCATTATTGTTGTTGCCATTTTCCTTGTCTGGCTCGGCACTATAGCTAAAACCAGTAATATTCCAGTTCTTTGCTTGGTCTCCGGCGCCTACAGTGACGAGAAGAGAAGGCTTAGATCCAGTAATATCCACTTCAATGGTTTGAGATGAACCTGACTGAACAGAAAATGAAGTAGCATTTAAATTCATATTTACTGGATTTAAAACTATATCAAAGCTTCCAGAATAGTTTTTGAGAGATGGTTTTAAAATAACCCTATATTGATTATCTTTTAATTTGTGTATTGTATTATTAAGTTTCAATTCTTGGGGTATAGCATCATCTACGTTAATGGTTATGGAAGCTGTTCTGGTATAATCTTTTTCTACTTCTTCTCCATTTTCCTGGGTTTTATATTTAAATTGTACCTGGGCAGTTATATTGGCGCTTCCCTGGGCCAGTCCTTTAATTAGCCCACTTTTTGGATCAAGGATTTGAACGGCATCACTATCAGAGGAATATTGTATATTTCCTATTTTTATCTGATCACCATGACTGGCATGTCCCCGTACCTCTAGTTGGAGTTCCTCACCAATCTGAATCCTATCCTTAGGGGCAAAAATCTGTATCTCTTCTGAAGAGTTTTGACCATGGATAGTACAAAAATCATTTTCAGCAGGAGCAATAACATCTTGTTCATTTTTTGGAACATAATTAGCATTGAGGGGTTTCACTGATCCTGGGAAACGATTATCGGGCTTTTTGATAAATACTTTTGACTGTACCAATTCAGCTGGACAGTATTCCGTTGCTAATTTGTTTGTAGTAATATCTACTTCATACTCAACATGATAATTGTCTTTCTCCTTGGGCACTGTTCCACTAATGAATAATTCTGAAATTATGGTTGAGCCCCGTGGATCTTTGGCAGATAATTCTGTAGGAGCTAATCCAGACACACTATCCACTTGAGCAGATACAATTCCTCCAGGATTTCCAGGGAATCTTTGGCCTTTTAAGTCTTTATGAATACCTCTCATTACAGACTCCCACATGGATGCAGGACCAGGCTTAGAACCCCCGTATATACCAATATTCATTCTATAGGTTTTTCCCTTGGAAACCACTTTATTTTCGTCATATCCGTACCAGACAGCAGCTGTATAATTTGGAGTATATCCTACAAACCATGCATGCATATTTTCATTGGTTGTACCAGTTTTTCCGGCGATGTCCACTCCAGGTACTGAAATATTGGTTGTCCCTCCCCTGGGAACATCTTTGAGTACATCAGTTAATAAATAGGCTGTTTGGGCTGAAATAACTTGAATTTTATCGGATTTATTTTCTAGGACAATATTGCCATTTCGATCTTCTACTTTGGTATAGAAAGTAGGTTCAGATCTAGCACCTTGGGCGGGAAAAGCACTAAAGGCACTCGCCATGTCTAGAGGAGTTTGACCATGGGTATATCCTCCTAAAGCTAAGGCACTGGGAATTAAATCATTTGCTTTACCCTCTGTAACAATATCTAAGCCAAATTTTTTCCCGTATTGTACGGATGTTTCTACACCAACATCTTCTAAAGCTTGTACAGCTACTATGTTTGTAGATTTAAATAAACCATTCCGGACAGTGGTCATTCCCCCATGTCCGCCCCCTGCATTTTTAGGCTTCCATGATCCTATTTTTATAGGGACATCATCATAGGTAGTGGCTAAAGTAATAGATTTTTCTTCTATTCCAGGAGCATAGACAGTTAAAGGCTTTGTCGATGAACCAGGCTGAAAATGTTGTAGGGCTCTATTTAAAGATCGATTTCTTTCTTTATTTCTCCCCCCAGTGATGCCAACTACATGTCCTGTTTTATTATCAATCACTACCATAGCCCCCTCAGGGGTATAATTAATATTTTCACCGGTTTCTTGGGATTTGGCTATAGAAGCCTGTTTCGCTGCGGAAGACTGATTAGGAAACATTTTGTCATTTTTAAAATTATCATCCATAACAGATTGAATTTTAGGGTCTATAGTAGCATGGACCTTTAATCCACTATTAATTAAGTAACTAGTAGCTTCTTCCTTATTATAATTATATTTTTCCATTAAATCATTTACTACTTGATCATATACTGCATCAGTAAAATAAGAATAAATAGGAGGATCCACTGGTTCCACTAAACCAAATTGGTTGTTTTTAAGTTGTTCTTGTGCTTCACTATATTGCTCATCATTAATATGACCTAATTCTTTCATCTTGGCAATTATGGTTAATGCTCTATTTTTGTTTTTATCTGAATAAATCAAAGTTTTTCCATCTTCTTCATAAGCAAGCCCAAAACTACCATCTTCTTTTTCCTCAATAATATAGGGCTTATAGCTAGATGGTGCCTTTGGAATGGCTGCTAATACAGCAGCTTGAGCTATGGTTAAATCTGCGACATCCTTGCGAAAGTAGGTCTCAGATGCAGCCTGAATACCATGAGCATAGGCGAAGTTGATTTTGTTTAAATATGCACCTAAAATTTCCTCTTTGGTCATAGACCTTTCTAGTTGAGTTGCTAAATAAACCTCTTGGACTTTTCTTTTCAGGCTTTTCTCAGAAGTTAAATGAGTGAGTTTAATAAGTTGTTGGGTAATCGTGCTCCCCCCAGCAGTTTTAAGATTGCCAGCCTTTATACCCTGTAAGACAGCTTGTCCAATTCCTTGGATATCAAATCCTTTATGTTTTTCAAAACGTTCGTCTTCAATAGATATAAAAGCCTTTTGAACCATATCAGGTATATCCT of Irregularibacter muris contains these proteins:
- a CDS encoding stage V sporulation protein AA; translation: MENGENMIYLQPKEKLNIIQGTSIYVEDICEIIGEAKLIEKVKNIEILQGTYEKTVFVVSLVMVLDKIRNSFPELYIYVLNEKDILIQVEETKNIKTTIFEKIKIVLVCLLLLIGAGVTMMNFHADVNMVEAQKNFYKMVTGKNVEKPLWIAIPYSLGIGIGMMVFFNHLSPKKRKTDQPSPLDLEMDSYQNNIDDFMRNNKKESKN
- a CDS encoding stage V sporulation protein AB; the protein is MSWLKYFLMTIVSISGGMVVGTALTSFLIILDIIPRLAQLTNNQRLSCLYEILLVLGSTSCSLFYLLDINFPLGNIFAVLLGSFIGIFVGLFTAALTEVLNVMPIMTKRLQVERYVKPIIVSIALGKMLGSIVFWFYSGLYG
- a CDS encoding stage V sporulation protein AE, with translation MIIVTDGDRIAKRAVEIATSNIGGRCISDSSGNPTVLTGKEIIRLIKTAKHDPVVIMLDDNGDIGMGEGEKALLEIYKDQDIKILGVIAVASNTHYAKGTKIHFSVTGSGEISKSVVNKYGQKTKKKVLKGDTVDILRELDIYPIIGIGDPGKMMGKDDWIMGAPILTKAMEIILSSHHDEKQWHSTDSNNRTNKNKRS
- the sigF gene encoding RNA polymerase sporulation sigma factor SigF gives rise to the protein MMEWKEKSHKKTGKLLSHEETIELIKQAQKGDKNAQERLVYYNLGLVRSIVKKFQNRNNEREDLFQLGSIGLIKAIQNFDTSYEVRFSTYAVPMIMGEIKRFLRDDGIIKVSRSLKETYQKIHAVKESLSKKLHRDPTLEEIASALNMEKEEIAMALEAGYSPEYLYDTIHQDDGTPILLIDKISDENVEDDNLVEILTLKQMISQLEARERQIVVMRYFQDKTQTEIAKKLGISQVQVSRIEKKILGKMKEAMKN
- a CDS encoding transglycosylase domain-containing protein — encoded protein: MSDDQQKNNKRKGNKKKKSGINFWRLSLIIILLVTIIGAGTVGGVVFSYIRSAEPLNKDNFVYMEPSVIVDKNGDFYQELQGKEKREVVSIEDIPDMVQKAFISIEDERFEKHKGFDIQGIGQAVLQGIKAGNLKTAGGSTITQQLIKLTHLTSEKSLKRKVQEVYLATQLERSMTKEEILGAYLNKINFAYAHGIQAASETYFRKDVADLTIAQAAVLAAIPKAPSSYKPYIIEEKEDGSFGLAYEEDGKTLIYSDKNKNRALTIIAKMKELGHINDEQYSEAQEQLKNNQFGLVEPVDPPIYSYFTDAVYDQVVNDLMEKYNYNKEEATSYLINSGLKVHATIDPKIQSVMDDNFKNDKMFPNQSSAAKQASIAKSQETGENINYTPEGAMVVIDNKTGHVVGITGGRNKERNRSLNRALQHFQPGSSTKPLTVYAPGIEEKSITLATTYDDVPIKIGSWKPKNAGGGHGGMTTVRNGLFKSTNIVAVQALEDVGVETSVQYGKKFGLDIVTEGKANDLIPSALALGGYTHGQTPLDMASAFSAFPAQGARSEPTFYTKVEDRNGNIVLENKSDKIQVISAQTAYLLTDVLKDVPRGGTTNISVPGVDIAGKTGTTNENMHAWFVGYTPNYTAAVWYGYDENKVVSKGKTYRMNIGIYGGSKPGPASMWESVMRGIHKDLKGQRFPGNPGGIVSAQVDSVSGLAPTELSAKDPRGSTIISELFISGTVPKEKDNYHVEYEVDITTNKLATEYCPAELVQSKVFIKKPDNRFPGSVKPLNANYVPKNEQDVIAPAENDFCTIHGQNSSEEIQIFAPKDRIQIGEELQLEVRGHASHGDQIKIGNIQYSSDSDAVQILDPKSGLIKGLAQGSANITAQVQFKYKTQENGEEVEKDYTRTASITINVDDAIPQELKLNNTIHKLKDNQYRVILKPSLKNYSGSFDIVLNPVNMNLNATSFSVQSGSSQTIEVDITGSKPSLLVTVGAGDQAKNWNITGFSYSAEPDKENGNNNNENDTP